A window of Methylobacterium bullatum genomic DNA:
GGTTCGCGTCCGCTGCCGAATGACCGTGAAGCCGTTCGGCCGACGATTATATCGCGGTCAGATGACGTATTGCTGAAGGGGCGGGAACCCGTTGAACGCCACCGCCGCATAGGTGGTGGTGTAGGCCCCGGCTCCTTCGATGAGCACCTTGTCGCCGATGGAAAGCGAGATGGGGAGCGGGTAGGGCACCTTCTCGTAGAGCACATCGGCGGAATCGCAGGTCGGCCCGGCGAGCACACAGGGAGACATGCGGTCCTCGTCGTGCTCGGTGCGGATCGCGTAGCGGATCGACTCGTCCATGGTCTCGGCGAGCCCGCCGAACTTGCCGATGTCGAGATAGACCCAGCGGATCTCGTCCTCGGCATCGGACTTCTTCGAAACCAGGATCACCTCGGCCTCGATCATGCCGGCATTGCCCACCATGCCGCGGCCCGGCTCGATGATCGTCTCGGGCAGCTGGTTGCCGAAATGCTTGGTGAGTGCGCGGAAGATCGCGTCTCCGTAGGATTCAACCCCCGGCACGGCTTTGAGATACTTGGTCGGGAAACCGCCGCCGAGATTGACCATGGACAGGGCGATGCCCCGATCGGCGCAGTCGCGGAAGATCGTGGAGGCGGAGGCGAGCGCCCCGTCCCAGGCTTCGGTGTTGCCCTGCTGCGAGCCCACATGGAACGACACGCCATAGGCGTGCAGGCCCTGGCGGCAGGCATGCTCCAACACGTCAACGGCCATCTCCGGCACGCAGCCGAACTTGCGCGAGAGCGGCCATTCGGCGCCTGCGCCGTCGCACAGGATGCGGCAGAACACCTGGATCTCGCCGGCTTCGATGCCGACCGCATCGGCGGCGCGGGAAATCTTCTCGACCTCGGCTTCGCAATCGACGGCGAACAGGCGCACGCCGAGTTTGAGCGCGCGACCGATGCAGCGCTCCTTCTTGATGGTGTTGCCGAAGGAGATCCGGTCGGCCGTGGCGCCGGAGGCAAGCGCCATCTCCACCTCGACCACGGAGGCCGTGTCGAAGCAGGAGCCCATCTCGGCGAGCAGACGCAGCACTTCCGGAGCCGGGTTCGCCTTGACCGCGTAGAAGACGCGGGTATCGGGCAGCGCGCGGGCGAAGGCGGTGAAGTTGTCGCGCACGACATCGAGGTCGAGCACCATCACCGGGCCTTCGTCCTGGCCCATGTCACGGCGAGCGCGCAGAAAATCGCGGATACGATCGGTCATGGTCGTTCCAACCCACAGGTTCGCGAGCGCCCGTTCGTTGGGCGCGCTGTCGAAATCGGGACGGCGATCAGCCGTCCGGCGTCGGGGGGCGACGCGACGCGATGGGCGGCGTGCTTTGGAGACACGTCGTCGACCGCGGGCGCATCAGCACCCGGAAGCTGCCGTGGATTGGAAGGGAGATCCCCACCGCACGCCGGGCAAAGAGAAACAAGCCTCTTCGGTGCCGGCCTTTGGAGGGCCGACGAGACCAAAAAAGCCCGTTCGTCGTTGCTTTAAGCTGCGTCCCCCGTGGAGAGCGGGGTTCGCCGGTTTCGCCTCCGGCTGCCGGTTGTTGTCGGGGTCCGGTGTTGCCACCTGGATGCCGGCCGGAGGGAATCCACCCTGTCGACCATCGATCCTTTAAGACCCCTGGCGGCTGTCCGGCAGTTGGCCGGATGCCCACCAACCGACACGCGGCCACAGGCACGTGCGAAATTGGGCAAGGCGCATATACGTCTCATGCGCCTCCGCAACAAGGAAAAACGGTCCTGAGCCCGCGAAAACACAGCCGTTTCCCGGCAATGTGACCGCGAAGGCTCACTCCATCGCGGGAGCCCTTTTCAAGGAGGCGCGAACGGGTCATTGAGCAAGCGGTTTTCATGCTGATCGAACCATTCCAATCCACTTCCTCATCCTGAAGTGCCGGAGCGTTGCGGAGGCCTCTAAGGAGGGATCCAGCATGCAGGCGGCCTCTGGAGGGCTCCTTCGAGACCCGCCGAGGCGGGCACCTCAGGATGAGGCGGCTGGATGGGACCGTGCGGGGAAGCCCGATCGTCCCTCACCACCGACCAGAGCCGCAGGATCATGACCGAGCCCACCCGCCGCGCGCTTCTCACCGGGATCGCCGCCCTGTCCGTCGCCGGCACCCCGTCGATGGCGCAGGAGGGGCGCGCACCCAAACCCTTCGATTTCGAGGAGGTGGAGCGGCGCGCAGAGGAACTCGTCAAGGTCGCCTACGATGCGCGGGTGCCGCCCCTTCCAGCCCCCATCGCCAAGCTCGATTACGACGCTTGGCGTGACATCCGTTTCAAGCCCGACAAAGCCTTTCTCGGCGGAGAGAACAGCCCGTTCCGGCTGCAGCTCTTCCATGTCGGCTTTCTCTATAACCGGCCCGTCACGGTGAACCTCGTGCGGCGTGGCATCGCGACACCGATCGCCTATCAGTCGAGCCTGTTCGACATGGGACGGACGAAGCTCGACAAGCCGCTGCCGGTCGATCTGGGCTTTGCCGGCCTCCGCTTCCACAGCTATCTCAACAAGCCGAACCTGCTCGACGAACTCATCGTCTTCCTCGGCGCCAGCTATTACCGCTTCCTCGGGCGCGATCAGCTCTACGGCCTCTCGGCGCGGGGCCTCGCCCTCAATGTGGAGGGGGAGGGCGCTCCGGAGGAATTCCCGGTCTTCCGCGAATTCTGGGTGACGATGCCGGAGACGAACGCCGACGCTCTGCTCGTCCATGCCCTGATGGACAGCCCCTCGGTAACCGGTGCCTTCGCCTTCACCGTAAAGCCGGGCGACGAGACCACCGTCGCCGTTCGCTCGACGCTCTTCCCGCGGGTCGCTCTCCCATCGGTGGGCGTCGCGCCGCTGACCTCCATGTTCTTCATCGGCGAGAACGACCGGCACCATTCCGACGATTACCGGCCCGAACTCCACGATTCCGATGGTCTCCAGATCGCGGCCGGATCGGGCGAATGGCTCTGGCGCCCCCTGGACAACCCGAAGGCGCGACGCATCTCGTCCTTCGTCGATCGCGATCCGAAGGGGTTCGGACTGATGCAGCGCGACCGCGCCTTCGAATCCTATCAGGATCTCGAAGCTTCCTATGGACGGAGGCCGAGCTACTTCGTCGAACCCGAAGGCGGCTGGGGCGAGGGCGCCGTGACCCTGATGGAACTGCCCACCGACACCGAGGTCAACGATAACATCGTCGCCTTTTGGCGCCCGAAGCAGCCTTATCCGGCGGGCGAACCGGTCCGCATGTCGTACCGGGTGCGCGCCAGGAGTTCGGACACCAGACTGCATCCGGGCGGATATGTGGCGAATACCTTCCTGGCCGCCACCAGCGCCAGCGGTGCCGCCAAGGGGGAGGAGGCGAAAGGGACGCTGAGCCGCCGCTTCCTCATCGATTTCGCCGGGGGCGAGTTGCCCTATTATCTCCCCGACCCGAGCAAGGTCGAGGTGGTGGCCGACGCCTCGCGGGGACGGATCACCGCCACTTCGCTCACTCCGAACCCTCATATCGGCGGATTGCGGGCGGCGATCGACATCACCCTCGACGCGGCGGATCAATCCACCGATCTCCGCGCCTTCCTTCGCGCCGGGGGTCGAGCGTTGTCGGAAACCTGGGTCTATCCCTGGACCGCAGCGTGAGCGCCCAAGCCCATAAACGGCAGACGGTCGCTTCGGTCACCATCCGTCCGGCGACGTTGGGCGACCTCGATGCCCTGGTCGCCCTGGAACACGCCGCGTTTTCGGGAGACCGGGCG
This region includes:
- the ldc gene encoding Lysine/ornithine decarboxylase, producing the protein MTDRIRDFLRARRDMGQDEGPVMVLDLDVVRDNFTAFARALPDTRVFYAVKANPAPEVLRLLAEMGSCFDTASVVEVEMALASGATADRISFGNTIKKERCIGRALKLGVRLFAVDCEAEVEKISRAADAVGIEAGEIQVFCRILCDGAGAEWPLSRKFGCVPEMAVDVLEHACRQGLHAYGVSFHVGSQQGNTEAWDGALASASTIFRDCADRGIALSMVNLGGGFPTKYLKAVPGVESYGDAIFRALTKHFGNQLPETIIEPGRGMVGNAGMIEAEVILVSKKSDAEDEIRWVYLDIGKFGGLAETMDESIRYAIRTEHDEDRMSPCVLAGPTCDSADVLYEKVPYPLPISLSIGDKVLIEGAGAYTTTYAAVAFNGFPPLQQYVI
- the mdoG_2 gene encoding Glucans biosynthesis protein G, giving the protein MGPCGEARSSLTTDQSRRIMTEPTRRALLTGIAALSVAGTPSMAQEGRAPKPFDFEEVERRAEELVKVAYDARVPPLPAPIAKLDYDAWRDIRFKPDKAFLGGENSPFRLQLFHVGFLYNRPVTVNLVRRGIATPIAYQSSLFDMGRTKLDKPLPVDLGFAGLRFHSYLNKPNLLDELIVFLGASYYRFLGRDQLYGLSARGLALNVEGEGAPEEFPVFREFWVTMPETNADALLVHALMDSPSVTGAFAFTVKPGDETTVAVRSTLFPRVALPSVGVAPLTSMFFIGENDRHHSDDYRPELHDSDGLQIAAGSGEWLWRPLDNPKARRISSFVDRDPKGFGLMQRDRAFESYQDLEASYGRRPSYFVEPEGGWGEGAVTLMELPTDTEVNDNIVAFWRPKQPYPAGEPVRMSYRVRARSSDTRLHPGGYVANTFLAATSASGAAKGEEAKGTLSRRFLIDFAGGELPYYLPDPSKVEVVADASRGRITATSLTPNPHIGGLRAAIDITLDAADQSTDLRAFLRAGGRALSETWVYPWTAA